Proteins encoded by one window of Streptacidiphilus sp. PB12-B1b:
- a CDS encoding hydrolase: MSIWTSLEPASTTVDPGSTAVVRLRVRNTSDVVDEYRFVPVGDIAPYTTVEPPTIRLYPGTTGTVQLTIAPPRSPDATAGPNPYAVQIVSTEHPEATTVPEGNVTITPFTEVRAELVPPTVKGRFRGRPRLAVDNLGNTRMTASVTGNDNGGQLSYEMRPANIQIEPGRAAFVRATLKPRQIIWLGSKQQRPYRLSVRRSGATPLDVDGVYVQRNLLPRWLAGFAALLLALGAAAVALWLSYSPHVTSLAQAMPQAAVSTITSPTTAPTPVPSPPTTAPTPPPTTAAAAPATTPPSGGDGGGSGGSGGGGGSKPSPKPPADTAATAVKLLAAQSPGRHICYRAYVVGIGWQDPVCDGTMAGTTGQNRPIDSLDIAVSGVNGTAANAFLQDTGWNSKWHASVDGIDLYIGGTVDPLPMMGFAINVGNGSVCQNTIVHGGSWQGLGCDKPGSYIFGGTLDNSLWLEAVQFTV; this comes from the coding sequence GTGAGCATATGGACCTCCCTCGAACCCGCGTCCACCACCGTTGACCCCGGCAGCACCGCCGTCGTGCGCCTGCGGGTGCGCAACACCAGTGACGTGGTGGACGAGTACCGCTTCGTCCCGGTGGGCGACATCGCGCCGTACACCACCGTCGAGCCGCCGACCATCCGGCTCTACCCGGGCACCACCGGGACCGTCCAGCTCACCATCGCACCGCCGCGCTCCCCGGACGCCACGGCCGGGCCCAACCCGTACGCCGTCCAGATCGTCTCCACGGAGCACCCCGAGGCCACGACCGTGCCCGAGGGGAACGTCACCATCACGCCGTTCACCGAGGTGCGGGCCGAGTTGGTGCCGCCCACGGTCAAGGGGCGCTTCCGGGGGCGGCCCCGGCTCGCCGTCGACAACCTGGGCAACACCAGGATGACGGCCTCGGTCACCGGCAACGACAACGGCGGCCAACTCTCGTACGAGATGCGCCCGGCCAACATCCAGATCGAGCCGGGGCGCGCGGCCTTCGTCAGAGCCACGCTGAAGCCCCGTCAGATCATCTGGCTGGGCAGCAAACAGCAGCGGCCGTACCGGCTCTCGGTGCGCCGTTCGGGGGCCACGCCCCTGGACGTCGACGGCGTCTACGTGCAGCGCAACCTGCTGCCGCGCTGGCTCGCCGGGTTCGCCGCCCTGCTGCTCGCCCTAGGCGCGGCGGCGGTGGCGCTGTGGCTGAGCTACTCGCCGCATGTGACCAGCCTGGCCCAGGCGATGCCGCAGGCCGCCGTCAGCACCATCACCAGTCCGACCACCGCCCCCACGCCCGTGCCGAGCCCGCCCACGACCGCGCCCACCCCTCCGCCGACCACGGCGGCGGCAGCCCCGGCGACCACCCCACCCTCCGGCGGCGACGGCGGCGGGAGCGGCGGGAGCGGAGGCGGCGGCGGTTCGAAGCCGTCGCCCAAGCCCCCGGCCGACACCGCGGCCACCGCGGTCAAGCTGCTGGCCGCGCAGAGCCCCGGGCGGCACATCTGCTACCGGGCCTACGTGGTGGGCATCGGCTGGCAGGACCCGGTCTGCGACGGCACCATGGCCGGGACGACCGGGCAGAACCGGCCCATCGACTCGCTCGACATCGCCGTCTCCGGCGTCAACGGCACCGCGGCCAACGCCTTCCTCCAGGACACGGGGTGGAACAGCAAGTGGCACGCGTCGGTCGACGGCATCGACCTGTACATCGGCGGCACCGTCGACCCGCTGCCGATGATGGGCTTCGCCATCAATGTGGGCAACGGCTCCGTCTGCCAGAACACCATTGTCCACGGCGGCAGTTGGCAGGGCCTGGGCTGCGACAAGCCGGGCAGCTACATCTTCGGCGGGACGCTGGACAACTCGCTGTGGCTGGAGGCCGTCCAGTTCACCGTCTGA
- a CDS encoding MMPL family transporter, giving the protein MPRIARWCFDHRTRVLTFWLLAVVVTLALSHAVGSSFNESVSLPGTDSQAAVTLLTENFPAAAGEGDQIVVRATGGANVRSAVVRVPVTAALAKAAAVPGVESVVSPYSAAGAGQISRDGTIAFARVTWAKKAAEVTKSDARNLIDAAESADGPHVHVSLGGQSISNEESSGPGLSIAVGVVAALVVLLTVFGGAVFGSLMPLLTTIVALLIGTSLISLISHGMDTPSVSTDLAVLIGLGVGVDYGLFIISRHRSAVKAGRSYRDAAVEAVNTSGRTVLFAGITVCIALLGQFALGIDFLYGLSAASALTVALTMATSLTLLPAMLGFLGPKALSRRERATLAAAGPASTDAAGFWLRWASFVEARRVWVALGSLALVVLIALPTFSLRLGSAGAGNDPKSSTTYQAYTALAQGFGPGFNGPFQLTSEVGSAADVAAFNRFLATAARTPGVATVTPAQLSPNGRVVLAVLYPTTGPGTKGTVALVSTIRDDLVPPAEAGNGLAIHVGGVTPTNIDFSRVLSQKLPVFIAVVVVLAFLLLVAVFRSLLIPLVAAVMNLLSVGAALGALNAVFTWGWGGSVIGLTGTGPVDAFIPVLLFSVLFGLSMDYEVYLVSRMQEEWHHARDPLAGDAVALRGQAVRHNHQAVRFGQAKSGRIIAAAAGIMILVFGSFLLGDDRILKEFGFGLAFAVLVDALIIRGLLVPALMHLIGPANWSMPARLDRIIPNFSVESAPDGHS; this is encoded by the coding sequence GTGCCCCGCATCGCCCGGTGGTGCTTCGATCACCGCACCCGCGTGCTGACCTTCTGGCTGCTGGCCGTCGTCGTCACGCTCGCGCTCAGCCACGCCGTCGGCAGCAGCTTCAACGAGAGCGTGAGCCTGCCGGGCACCGACTCGCAGGCCGCGGTGACGCTGCTCACCGAGAACTTCCCGGCGGCCGCCGGCGAGGGCGACCAGATCGTGGTCCGGGCCACCGGCGGGGCCAACGTCCGCTCCGCCGTGGTCCGGGTGCCGGTGACCGCCGCCCTGGCCAAGGCGGCGGCAGTGCCCGGGGTGGAGTCCGTGGTCAGCCCGTACAGCGCGGCCGGAGCCGGGCAGATCAGCCGGGACGGCACGATCGCGTTCGCCCGGGTGACCTGGGCCAAGAAGGCCGCCGAGGTCACCAAGTCCGACGCCAGGAACCTGATCGACGCCGCCGAGAGCGCCGACGGGCCACATGTGCACGTCTCCCTCGGCGGCCAGTCGATCTCCAACGAGGAGTCCTCGGGCCCGGGCCTGTCCATCGCGGTCGGCGTGGTCGCCGCCCTGGTGGTCCTGCTGACGGTCTTCGGCGGAGCCGTCTTCGGCTCGCTGATGCCGCTGCTGACCACCATCGTCGCGCTGCTCATCGGCACCTCGCTGATCAGCCTGATCTCGCACGGCATGGACACCCCGAGCGTCTCCACCGACCTGGCCGTCCTGATCGGGCTCGGCGTGGGCGTCGACTACGGCCTGTTCATCATCAGCCGGCACCGCAGCGCGGTGAAGGCGGGCCGGAGCTACCGGGACGCGGCGGTCGAGGCGGTGAACACCTCGGGCCGCACCGTGCTGTTCGCCGGGATCACGGTGTGCATCGCGCTGCTGGGCCAGTTCGCGCTCGGCATCGACTTCCTCTACGGCCTGTCGGCGGCCTCGGCCCTGACCGTCGCGCTGACCATGGCCACCTCGCTGACGCTGCTGCCCGCCATGCTCGGCTTCCTCGGGCCCAAGGCGCTCTCCCGGCGCGAGCGCGCCACGCTGGCGGCGGCCGGCCCGGCCTCCACCGACGCGGCCGGCTTCTGGCTGCGCTGGGCCTCGTTCGTCGAGGCCCGCCGGGTGTGGGTGGCGCTGGGCTCGCTGGCGCTGGTGGTGCTGATCGCGCTGCCCACCTTCAGCCTGCGGCTCGGCTCCGCCGGCGCCGGCAACGACCCCAAGTCCTCCACCACCTACCAGGCGTACACCGCCCTGGCGCAGGGCTTCGGCCCCGGCTTCAACGGCCCCTTCCAGCTGACCAGCGAGGTCGGCTCGGCCGCCGACGTCGCGGCGTTCAACCGGTTCCTGGCCACGGCGGCCCGCACCCCCGGGGTGGCGACGGTGACGCCCGCGCAGCTGTCGCCCAACGGCAGGGTCGTGCTCGCCGTCCTGTACCCGACCACCGGTCCGGGCACCAAGGGCACGGTGGCCCTGGTCTCCACCATCCGCGACGACCTGGTGCCGCCGGCCGAGGCCGGGAACGGCCTCGCCATCCACGTCGGCGGGGTCACTCCGACGAACATCGACTTCTCCCGGGTGCTGAGCCAGAAGCTGCCGGTCTTCATCGCCGTGGTCGTGGTGCTGGCGTTCCTGCTGCTGGTGGCCGTCTTCCGCAGCCTGCTGATCCCGCTGGTGGCGGCGGTCATGAACCTGCTCTCCGTGGGCGCGGCCCTGGGCGCGCTGAACGCCGTCTTCACCTGGGGCTGGGGCGGCTCGGTCATCGGCCTGACCGGTACCGGCCCGGTCGACGCCTTCATCCCGGTGCTGCTGTTCTCCGTGCTCTTCGGGCTCTCCATGGACTACGAGGTGTACCTGGTCAGCCGGATGCAGGAGGAGTGGCACCACGCCCGCGACCCGCTCGCGGGGGACGCGGTGGCGCTGCGCGGGCAGGCCGTGCGCCACAACCACCAGGCGGTGCGGTTCGGCCAGGCCAAGAGCGGCCGGATCATCGCGGCGGCGGCCGGGATCATGATCCTGGTCTTCGGTTCGTTCCTGCTCGGCGACGACCGGATCCTCAAGGAGTTCGGCTTCGGCCTGGCCTTCGCGGTGCTGGTCGACGCCCTGATCATCCGGGGCCTGCTGGTCCCCGCGCTGATGCACCTGATCGGCCCGGCCAACTGGTCCATGCCGGCCCGCCTGGACCGGATCATCCCCAACTTCTCGGTCGAGTCCGCCCCGGACGGCCACAGCTGA
- a CDS encoding Na+/H+ antiporter: MRAVGTVLALVVLATVVATGARRWRIPAPSLLVIAGLAVALVPGTPALHIAPQTIGLVVLPPLLYASAEELSLRDLRTVWRPVTLLAFGLVLASAAAVAALAGVLTPLDGAMAFVLGAVLASTDPVAVTALGRRLSLPGRVQVLVQAESLFNDATSLVLFKVALSFAVASGAVGWGTAGGEFVLLAGGGSLIGAAVAGLVVLIRRRTADPVLETVIALATPYGAYLLAESVHASGVTAVVVAGVLLGGSGHRLSDARIRLQVGAVYAVVVFGLESVVFSIVGLELPTLVRALPGGSGLWPLQAAGLAAALIVMRSLWMLPLSAAVDPGRSRPSIPVAGVLTWAGTRGVMPLAAALSIPLAADDGRTLPGRALVLVLTTAVVVFTLIVQGLSLAGVVNRSGLAVEPEHTLREEAQARQALARAGLAHLAQVEDLESVPEPVLDRTRRILRARLDHAQEQAEEPSPEGTPLLAAYRGLRREVIAVQSAELRRLYDQHRVSDATRRALQHDLDLEEAGMGAG; this comes from the coding sequence ATGCGCGCGGTCGGGACTGTTCTCGCCCTGGTGGTGCTGGCGACCGTCGTGGCCACCGGCGCCCGCCGCTGGCGGATCCCCGCGCCGTCCCTGCTGGTCATCGCCGGGCTCGCGGTGGCCCTGGTGCCGGGAACCCCGGCCCTGCACATCGCTCCGCAGACCATCGGCCTGGTGGTGCTGCCGCCGCTGCTGTACGCCTCCGCCGAGGAGCTGTCGCTGCGCGACCTGCGCACCGTGTGGCGGCCGGTGACGCTGCTGGCGTTCGGCCTGGTCCTGGCCTCCGCGGCGGCGGTGGCGGCGCTCGCGGGGGTGCTCACCCCGCTGGACGGCGCCATGGCCTTCGTCCTGGGCGCGGTCCTGGCCAGCACCGACCCGGTCGCGGTCACCGCGCTCGGGCGGCGGCTGTCGCTGCCGGGCCGGGTGCAGGTGCTGGTGCAGGCCGAGAGCCTGTTCAACGACGCCACCTCGCTGGTGCTGTTCAAGGTCGCGCTGAGCTTCGCGGTGGCGTCCGGCGCCGTCGGCTGGGGCACGGCGGGCGGCGAGTTCGTGCTGCTCGCCGGGGGCGGCAGCCTGATCGGCGCGGCCGTCGCCGGGCTGGTGGTGCTGATCCGGCGCCGGACCGCCGATCCGGTGCTGGAGACGGTGATCGCCCTGGCCACCCCGTACGGCGCGTACCTGCTGGCCGAGTCCGTCCACGCCTCGGGGGTCACCGCGGTGGTGGTGGCGGGCGTGCTGCTCGGCGGTTCGGGGCACCGGCTGTCGGACGCCCGGATCCGGCTCCAGGTGGGCGCGGTGTACGCGGTGGTGGTGTTCGGCTTGGAGAGCGTGGTGTTCAGCATCGTCGGCCTGGAACTGCCCACGCTGGTACGCGCCCTGCCCGGCGGCAGCGGCCTGTGGCCGTTGCAGGCCGCCGGTCTGGCCGCCGCGCTGATCGTGATGCGCAGCCTGTGGATGCTGCCCCTGTCCGCCGCCGTCGACCCCGGCCGCAGCAGGCCCTCGATCCCGGTGGCGGGGGTGCTGACCTGGGCCGGGACCAGGGGGGTGATGCCGCTGGCCGCCGCGCTGTCCATCCCGCTGGCCGCCGACGACGGCAGGACGCTGCCGGGGCGGGCACTGGTGCTGGTGCTGACCACGGCCGTGGTCGTGTTCACCCTGATCGTCCAGGGGCTGAGCCTGGCCGGGGTGGTCAACCGCTCCGGGCTGGCCGTGGAGCCCGAGCACACCCTCCGCGAGGAGGCGCAGGCCCGCCAGGCGTTGGCCCGCGCGGGCCTGGCCCACCTGGCCCAGGTCGAGGACCTGGAGAGCGTCCCCGAACCCGTCCTGGACCGGACCCGGCGCATCCTCAGGGCCCGGCTGGACCACGCTCAGGAACAGGCCGAGGAACCGAGCCCGGAGGGCACCCCGCTGCTGGCCGCCTACCGGGGCCTGCGCCGCGAGGTGATCGCCGTCCAGAGCGCCGAGTTGCGTCGGCTGTACGACCAGCACCGGGTCAGCGACGCCACCCGGCGGGCCCTGCAGCACGACCTGGATCTGGAGGAGGCGGGCATGGGTGCCGGCTGA
- a CDS encoding alpha/beta fold hydrolase has translation MTTVSAPYEEALTRTFHGHTYRARVIRRRDARTAPIVLIGGAFQNQYAWGRVERGLLGTADLITVDLPGAGDADPLPAGYGLDFLTAALDDLLTSVLGDAPVNVVGASYGSAVAHRWVRENQERTVRLVLIGTMSRLPEEVRARMRHSLHQLRYGSRGDFVDSVLNAMMCLAPGVAIMRRAAVVRCLTAALDQLSDAGAAQYVQNTRRLLDHREQAAAAEVRVPVLVATGEHDPLTTPGLNREAAEGCADAHFTTIRDADHLVHLERPAEVVDLVARFLTGQSLDGLDYCHPVERLGSPSGLLDRQGR, from the coding sequence GTGACCACAGTGAGCGCCCCCTACGAAGAAGCCCTGACCCGGACCTTCCACGGTCACACCTACCGGGCCCGGGTGATCCGCCGGCGGGACGCGCGGACCGCGCCCATCGTCCTGATCGGCGGCGCGTTCCAGAACCAGTACGCCTGGGGCCGGGTGGAACGCGGGCTGCTGGGCACGGCCGACCTGATCACCGTCGACCTCCCGGGTGCGGGCGACGCCGACCCGCTGCCGGCCGGCTACGGCCTGGACTTCCTGACGGCGGCCTTGGACGACCTGCTGACGTCCGTCCTCGGCGACGCCCCGGTGAACGTCGTCGGAGCCTCCTACGGCAGCGCCGTCGCGCACCGCTGGGTACGGGAGAACCAGGAGCGGACGGTGCGGCTGGTCCTGATCGGGACGATGTCCCGGCTGCCCGAGGAGGTCCGCGCCCGGATGCGGCACAGCCTGCACCAGCTGCGGTACGGCAGCCGCGGCGACTTCGTCGACAGCGTTCTGAACGCCATGATGTGCCTGGCGCCGGGGGTGGCCATCATGCGCCGGGCCGCGGTCGTCCGCTGCCTGACGGCCGCGCTGGACCAGCTCAGCGACGCCGGAGCGGCCCAGTACGTGCAGAACACCCGGAGGCTGCTCGACCACCGCGAGCAGGCCGCCGCTGCCGAGGTGCGCGTCCCGGTCCTGGTGGCCACCGGCGAGCACGACCCGCTGACCACGCCCGGCCTGAACCGCGAGGCCGCCGAGGGCTGCGCCGACGCGCACTTCACCACCATCCGGGACGCCGACCACCTGGTCCACCTCGAGCGGCCGGCGGAGGTCGTGGACCTGGTGGCGCGCTTCCTCACCGGCCAGTCCCTCGACGGCCTGGACTACTGCCACCCGGTCGAGCGCCTCGGCAGCCCGTCCGGGCTGCTGGACAGGCAGGGCCGCTGA
- a CDS encoding NAD(P)H-binding protein gives MIVITTPTGDIGSRLLTDLLDHPSGGEDLRVIVRDPAKLPDAVRTRVDVVTGSHGDADTVDRAFAGADAVFWVAPPDRRAASLEAVYSGFTRAAARAFTDHGVSHVVGVSALGRGTPVADRAGLVTASLAMDDLIAGTGVAYRALANPSFMDNLLRQVESIREAGVFTDTAAPDRKAPTAATRDIAAAAAGLLLDRSWTGTGSVAVLGPEDLSQLDMARIMSEVLGKPVRYQRQSLEDLRSDMVGWGVAPAFADGMVEMMSAKDEGLDAGVPRTPETAGSTTFRQWCGEVLRPAVLG, from the coding sequence ATGATCGTCATCACGACGCCCACGGGCGACATCGGCAGCCGGCTCCTCACCGACCTCCTCGACCACCCCTCCGGTGGGGAGGACCTCCGCGTCATCGTGCGCGACCCCGCCAAGCTCCCCGACGCGGTCCGCACCCGCGTCGACGTCGTCACCGGCTCGCACGGCGACGCCGACACCGTCGACCGGGCCTTCGCCGGAGCGGACGCCGTCTTCTGGGTCGCCCCGCCGGACCGCCGGGCCGCCAGCCTGGAGGCGGTCTACTCCGGATTCACCCGGGCCGCCGCGCGGGCGTTCACCGACCACGGCGTCAGCCACGTCGTCGGCGTCTCGGCCCTCGGCCGGGGCACCCCCGTCGCCGACCGCGCCGGGCTGGTCACCGCCTCGCTGGCCATGGACGACCTGATCGCAGGCACGGGCGTGGCCTACCGCGCCCTGGCCAATCCCTCGTTCATGGACAACCTGCTGCGCCAGGTGGAATCGATCCGGGAGGCCGGCGTCTTCACCGACACCGCCGCACCCGACCGCAAGGCCCCGACGGCCGCCACCCGCGACATCGCCGCGGCCGCCGCCGGGCTGCTGCTCGACCGCTCCTGGACCGGCACCGGCAGTGTCGCCGTCCTCGGCCCGGAGGACCTCTCGCAGCTGGACATGGCGCGCATCATGTCCGAGGTGCTCGGCAAGCCCGTGCGCTACCAGCGGCAGTCGCTGGAGGACCTCCGCTCGGACATGGTCGGCTGGGGGGTCGCCCCGGCGTTCGCGGACGGCATGGTCGAGATGATGAGCGCCAAGGACGAGGGCCTCGACGCCGGTGTGCCGCGCACCCCGGAGACGGCCGGCTCGACCACCTTCCGGCAGTGGTGCGGGGAGGTGCTCCGACCCGCCGTCCTCGGCTGA
- a CDS encoding LysR family transcriptional regulator, with protein MDLDLRKLRYFAAVAEHRHFGRAAEQLYIAQPVLSRQIRSLEQELGCALLVRTTRSVQLTAAGEQLHEEARAVFATVDAAVRRVHDTHRGVRRLVVAFAPGLHVSEAVRAFTAEHADVAIELFHLRWWEQDAPLRDGRAHVGYLRRPFDDTGLRVVPIGSDPKAACLPVGHPLARRTELSWADLDEQEILDARARRTSSVEEKFELVAAGHGVAVVPRSVAESYSRPDLVHLPVTDAEPVETCLVVAEDRREPLVLDFMAVAAETLAHGPQRSVSAD; from the coding sequence ATGGATCTGGATCTGCGCAAGCTGCGGTACTTCGCCGCCGTCGCCGAGCACCGGCACTTCGGCCGGGCCGCCGAGCAGCTGTACATCGCGCAGCCCGTGCTCAGCCGGCAGATCCGCTCGCTGGAGCAGGAGCTGGGGTGCGCGCTGCTGGTGCGGACCACCCGCAGCGTGCAGCTCACGGCCGCGGGCGAGCAGCTGCACGAGGAGGCGCGCGCGGTGTTTGCGACGGTGGACGCCGCCGTGCGGCGGGTCCACGACACCCACCGGGGGGTACGGCGGCTGGTGGTCGCCTTCGCGCCCGGGCTGCACGTCTCCGAGGCGGTCCGGGCATTCACCGCGGAGCACGCCGATGTCGCCATCGAGCTGTTCCACCTGCGCTGGTGGGAGCAGGACGCGCCGCTGCGGGACGGCCGGGCGCACGTCGGCTACCTGCGGCGGCCGTTCGACGACACCGGGCTGCGGGTCGTCCCGATCGGCAGCGACCCCAAGGCCGCCTGCCTGCCGGTGGGCCATCCGCTGGCCCGGCGCACGGAGCTGAGCTGGGCGGATCTCGACGAGCAGGAGATCCTGGACGCGCGCGCCCGGCGGACCTCCTCGGTCGAGGAGAAGTTCGAGCTCGTCGCCGCCGGGCACGGCGTCGCCGTGGTGCCCCGGAGCGTCGCCGAGTCGTACTCCCGCCCCGATCTGGTCCACCTCCCGGTGACGGACGCCGAACCGGTGGAGACCTGCCTGGTCGTGGCGGAGGACCGGCGGGAGCCGCTGGTGCTGGACTTCATGGCGGTGGCGGCGGAGACGCTGGCACACGGACCGCAGCGGTCGGTGTCCGCCGACTGA